The nucleotide window GTGCCTTGCTCTCAAAGTTCCTCCCGAGCCTCGAAGGGCCGGGGAAGATGAGTTCGTCCGACGACGCACCGAGCATCCTCCTTTCAGATGACCGGGAGACGGTCTTCGACAAAATCCGTACTCACGCTTACTCTGGTGGACAGACTAGTCTCAAAGAACATCGAGAACAGGGAGGGAATCCCGAGGTGGATGTCTCGTATCAGTTCTTGTACTACTTCTTTGAAGAAAGTGATGAGCAGGTGGAACGGCTTGCACGCGAGTATCAACAAGGGTCGCTCCTGAGTGGTGAACTCAAAGAGATGGCGGCAGAGAATATTGCGAACTTCCTCGAAGCACATCAAGAACGTCGTAGGGCACTCGGCCCGCTCGAAGAAGAGTTGGAACAGTACCGCCTGACAGAGAGCGAGCGGCAGGATGCGCGGCGACGGGCAGGATACCCCGACAATTCTCTGGTTCAGCAATAGACGCACCCACAGGGGCCTTCCACCTCGAAAACCTCCAAGATTATATATAATCCATTTCTCGTGCTACCCAGTAGTGTCGGTTATTCAACCTACTGAATCACCGTTCGACCACGACAGGGACTTCACGTTCACCGTCAACGACGAGACCTACAACGGGAGTATCCACTTCCTCACCCACTACGCCGAGAAGCCCAATTTCGTCGAAGTCCTACGAAATGCCTTCTTCCGCGACGAAACCTACGGTGATGCCCGTGTGGACTGGCATCGGAATACTACGTCGTTTTACGCGTGGGTGAAGGCTCATAGCTCCGGCTCGCGTGGGACTGCCGCGAAGGGTTCCTCCGCTACTTCCTCCACTCATTCCCCAACATCTGCCGTGACTTTGGCTTTCCCGTCGCGCACAACCGCGACACGAGCGGAGCGCCGAGTCAGTCGCGGCTCTGGGAGATGTGGAACAAGGAGTTCACCGACGTGCAGCGCGAATTTGTGCGGACGGCCACCGAGGAAGCCCTTGACTTTGCCCGCGAACAAGGCATTCCCGCCCCCGACCCCGTGTTTCGGCCCGAGGAACGCGACATCTCCTCAAAGCGGAGCGAACAGCGACTCGTCGCGGAGAAGACCAAGGAGGTCTGGCAACAGGCCAAACCGTTCGTGGGGATGCGCGAGAACATGTACGCTCAGAGCGGCCAGCACTCCTTCTATATCGACACCCAGCGCGACCGCACCCCGAGTGCGTCGAACCACCGCTATCAGATTGGGAAACTCACCGTTGAGGAGACGCGCTCGATGCTCCACGAGACCACCCGGATGCTCATCGCCCGCGCTCGGCACAACGCCGAACTCGTCGGCAAACTCGTGGCCGCAATCGACATCACGAAGGGCAACCCGTGGGCGGGCAAAATCGAGCGCGACGGGGGCAACAACATCACGGAAGATTGGATTCTCGGCTACAAAGATGGTGAAGTGTATTATCAGTGGGCCACCATCCAAATTGTCGGCTATGACATCCCGCTCGTGCTAGACGCGATTCCAGTCAAACGTGGGATGAAGCGAGCCGACATCGTGGACAGCCTACTGGAGAACGCGCTCAACCTCGTGGACGACATCGAACTCGTGATGATGGACAGAGAGTTCGATAATGATGGTGTGAAGAACGCCTGCGACAAGCATGGTGTCTACTATCTGAACGGCGCACGGAAACATCAATCAGGGAAGGCAACCTGTACCCGGCTCCGTCGTGCCGAGAAGACAGTTCACATCGAAGAGGAAACGGTCTCAGGCGGCCCGACTCGCAAGCGGATGTACCTCCCGTCGAGTACGAGCGACGACCCCGAGACGGAAGACGAAGATAAGGGCCGTGAAACGGAGGAGAGAGCGGACATCCGCGAGCAAATGCGTAACGAACTCGCTGACTTCGGTATGGAACTGGGTGAGGATGACGCCCAGCACGGGTTCAGTACCCTCACGAAGGAACTCCGAGAAGAGGAGGCAAGTGAGCCGCCCGTGGGGAGTAAGGAGGATGCGCAGGCGTACGCGCTGTTCGAGACAAACCACCCCAGCGTGACGTTGAATGACGAGGATAGCGAGATCGAACGCATCCATATAGTTGAGCGGATGGTTCGCCGCTACCGCCACCGTTGGGGCATCGAGAACGGATACAAGCAAATCAAGACGTTCCGCGTCCGCACGACGAGTAAGCGCCATACGTATCGGTTCTTCAATTTCGTGTTCGCGTGTGTGCTGTACAACGTCTGGCGACTCGTGGACTTGCTGGTGAATCTCGCAATCGAGGGCGAAAACTCGACGTACGCGCCGCGTGTGGA belongs to Haloferax mediterranei ATCC 33500 and includes:
- a CDS encoding transposase; translated protein: MQREFVRTATEEALDFAREQGIPAPDPVFRPEERDISSKRSEQRLVAEKTKEVWQQAKPFVGMRENMYAQSGQHSFYIDTQRDRTPSASNHRYQIGKLTVEETRSMLHETTRMLIARARHNAELVGKLVAAIDITKGNPWAGKIERDGGNNITEDWILGYKDGEVYYQWATIQIVGYDIPLVLDAIPVKRGMKRADIVDSLLENALNLVDDIELVMMDREFDNDGVKNACDKHGVYYLNGARKHQSGKATCTRLRRAEKTVHIEEETVSGGPTRKRMYLPSSTSDDPETEDEDKGRETEERADIREQMRNELADFGMELGEDDAQHGFSTLTKELREEEASEPPVGSKEDAQAYALFETNHPSVTLNDEDSEIERIHIVERMVRRYRHRWGIENGYKQIKTFRVRTTSKRHTYRFFNFVFACVLYNVWRLVDLLVNLAIEGENSTYAPRVDANQFLTVAKKYYGLDPPD